The proteins below come from a single Tenuifilum thalassicum genomic window:
- a CDS encoding SDR family NAD(P)-dependent oxidoreductase: MELKGKVVIVTGGARDIGREVSVKLAKLGAKVCVNYFDNKEDADETLKLIKEFGGEAIIAQGDMTKLADAERLVAETCAAFGDRVDGLVNVAGGLVARKTLEEIDENFYQFLFDVNFKTMLFAMKAAVPKMTNGGSIVNFSSQAARDGGGPGASLYASSKGAVATFTRSMAKELGPKNIRVNALCPGMIATSFHDRFTKPEVREKVAASTPLRREGKPEEVADLVAYLLSDDSTFITGANIDINGGLYFS; this comes from the coding sequence ATGGAATTAAAAGGAAAAGTTGTAATTGTGACAGGTGGGGCCAGAGACATTGGCCGTGAAGTTTCGGTGAAACTTGCTAAGCTAGGTGCAAAGGTATGTGTTAACTACTTCGACAACAAAGAGGATGCCGATGAAACCCTTAAGCTAATAAAAGAGTTTGGTGGCGAGGCTATAATTGCTCAAGGTGATATGACTAAATTAGCCGATGCTGAACGTTTGGTTGCCGAAACTTGCGCTGCTTTTGGCGATAGAGTTGATGGACTTGTTAATGTTGCAGGTGGCCTTGTGGCTCGCAAAACCCTTGAGGAAATTGATGAAAACTTCTACCAGTTCCTCTTTGATGTGAACTTCAAAACCATGCTATTTGCCATGAAAGCTGCTGTGCCAAAAATGACAAATGGCGGTTCAATTGTTAACTTCTCGTCGCAAGCTGCTCGCGATGGAGGTGGCCCTGGTGCTTCTCTTTATGCATCTTCAAAAGGTGCTGTTGCTACCTTTACTCGTTCTATGGCAAAGGAATTAGGACCCAAAAATATACGTGTTAATGCACTATGCCCAGGCATGATTGCTACCTCGTTCCACGACCGGTTTACTAAACCCGAGGTGCGCGAAAAGGTAGCTGCTTCAACTCCTCTGCGTCGAGAAGGTAAACCTGAGGAGGTGGCTGATCTTGTTGCATACCTACTATCCGATGATTCAACCTTTATTACTGGCGCTAACATCGATATAAATGGTGGTTTATACTTCTCGTAA
- a CDS encoding sugar kinase has product MSKKVVTFGEIMLRLSTPGYQRFTQAKEYNATFGGGEANVAVSLANYGINVDFVTRLPENDLGRACKMELQRFGVGTDKIIYGGNRLGIYFLETGAVSRGSKVIYDRAYSAFSEIKPGMIDWEKVFEGADWFHWTGITPAVSQGAADVCLEAIQVANRMGLTVSCDLNYRKNLWKYGKKCHEVMPSLVEGCDIVLGNEEDAAMALNIHPEGVDVTAGKVEGAAYESVSRQIMAKFPKVKKVITTLRSSINANHNNWAGVLWDGKKLYESRHYQITHIVDRVGGGDSFMGGLIYGLLTYQGDDQKALDFAVAASCLKHTIPGDFNMVTVDEVEKLMGGDASGRVSR; this is encoded by the coding sequence ATGAGCAAAAAGGTAGTTACTTTTGGGGAAATCATGTTGAGGTTGTCAACACCAGGTTATCAGAGATTTACTCAAGCAAAAGAGTATAACGCTACTTTTGGCGGTGGTGAGGCAAATGTTGCAGTTTCCCTTGCAAATTATGGAATTAACGTTGATTTTGTAACTCGTTTACCCGAAAATGATTTAGGGCGTGCTTGTAAAATGGAACTTCAAAGGTTCGGAGTAGGCACTGATAAGATTATTTATGGGGGCAATAGGCTCGGAATTTATTTTCTTGAAACGGGTGCCGTTAGTAGGGGAAGTAAGGTCATTTATGACCGTGCATATTCTGCTTTTTCCGAAATAAAGCCCGGAATGATTGATTGGGAAAAGGTATTTGAAGGTGCCGATTGGTTCCATTGGACGGGGATAACACCAGCCGTTTCACAAGGTGCTGCTGATGTTTGCCTTGAGGCTATTCAGGTTGCAAACCGAATGGGATTAACTGTTTCGTGTGATTTAAACTATAGGAAAAACCTTTGGAAATACGGCAAGAAATGCCACGAGGTAATGCCCTCACTAGTTGAAGGATGCGATATCGTTCTTGGCAATGAGGAGGATGCAGCAATGGCGCTTAACATTCATCCCGAAGGTGTTGATGTTACAGCTGGAAAGGTTGAAGGGGCTGCCTATGAATCAGTATCTCGTCAAATCATGGCTAAGTTCCCAAAAGTGAAAAAGGTTATTACAACTCTTCGAAGTTCAATTAATGCTAACCATAACAACTGGGCTGGTGTCCTCTGGGATGGCAAAAAACTTTATGAATCCCGACATTATCAAATTACCCATATAGTTGATAGAGTAGGAGGTGGTGACTCATTTATGGGAGGACTTATTTACGGCTTACTTACTTACCAAGGTGATGATCAGAAAGCGCTCGACTTTGCTGTTGCTGCATCATGCCTTAAGCACACTATTCCTGGTGATTTTAATATGGTTACTGTGGACGAGGTGGAAAAACTGATGGGTGGCGACGCATCGGGACGGGTTTCTAGGTAG
- a CDS encoding bifunctional 4-hydroxy-2-oxoglutarate aldolase/2-dehydro-3-deoxy-phosphogluconate aldolase: MARFSRIDVALKMKETGLVPVFYNESLEICKAVVKACYDGGVRLFEFTNRGDFAHLVFAELNKWAINEIPDMILGVGSIIDGASAALYIGLGANFIVSPIVDEETAKICNKRKIAWSPGCGSVTEISKAHELGAEVVKIFPGKQVGGPEFVKAVKGPMPWTSIMPTGGVAPSEDNLKEWFNAGVTCVGMGSKLFPKQVIENKQFELISAKCAEVLEIISRVKK; encoded by the coding sequence ATGGCACGTTTTTCTAGAATTGATGTGGCTTTAAAAATGAAAGAAACTGGATTAGTCCCTGTATTCTATAATGAAAGCCTTGAGATTTGTAAAGCAGTTGTAAAAGCCTGTTACGATGGCGGTGTGCGTTTATTTGAATTTACTAATAGGGGAGACTTTGCCCATCTTGTATTTGCAGAGCTCAATAAATGGGCAATAAATGAGATACCCGATATGATTCTGGGAGTAGGGTCCATAATCGACGGAGCTTCTGCCGCATTGTATATTGGTCTTGGTGCAAATTTTATTGTTTCACCAATTGTTGATGAGGAAACCGCAAAAATTTGTAATAAACGAAAAATTGCTTGGAGTCCTGGTTGTGGTTCGGTTACCGAAATTAGTAAGGCCCATGAACTAGGAGCAGAGGTTGTGAAGATCTTTCCAGGAAAGCAGGTTGGTGGACCTGAGTTTGTTAAAGCTGTCAAGGGCCCTATGCCTTGGACTAGTATCATGCCAACTGGGGGTGTTGCTCCTAGTGAGGATAATCTTAAGGAATGGTTCAATGCTGGGGTAACTTGTGTGGGAATGGGATCAAAGCTGTTCCCTAAGCAGGTGATTGAGAATAAACAGTTTGAATTGATATCTGCTAAATGTGCCGAAGTGCTTGAGATTATTAGTAGGGTGAAAAAGTAG